The following are from one region of the Dreissena polymorpha isolate Duluth1 chromosome 2, UMN_Dpol_1.0, whole genome shotgun sequence genome:
- the LOC127866109 gene encoding brain protein I3-like has translation MSNAPPSYQESVGTGRGYVNYGSQPSAPPSVGYDQSKAYQGGYQPLPSYQQQTTHQVIVQQQPQIIVVGGCPACRIGVLQDDYTCLGVCCAILFFPIGILCCLAMKERRCPHCGAVFGH, from the exons ATGTCCAATGCGCCACCATCATACCAGGAGTCGGTGGGGACAG GAAGAGGCTATGTGAACTACGGCTCCCAACCCTCAGCTCCCCCATCGGTAGGTTACGACCAGTCCAAGGCATATCAGGGCGGCTACCAACCGTTGCCTAGCTACcaacaacagacaacacatcaagTGATTGTACAGCAGCAGCCTCAGATCATCGTGGTTGGTGGATGTCCTGCATGTAGG ATTGGCGTTCTTCAAGATGACTACACATGTCTGGGTGTGTGCTGTGCAATATTGTTTTTCCCCATCGGCATTCTCTGCTGCCTTGCCATGAAGGAGCGACGATGTCCGCACTGTGGTGCCGTGTTCG gtcactag